One genomic window of Paramormyrops kingsleyae isolate MSU_618 chromosome 20, PKINGS_0.4, whole genome shotgun sequence includes the following:
- the mrpl43 gene encoding large ribosomal subunit protein mL43, which yields MTARGTSSRFLRSVLQNGVGRYVCQLKRVSLIFSKNGQGSLGAREFIEDGVVDFARKNPGVVVYVSPQPVQVAKIVAEYLNGSVREETVNKKTTQEIGEILGQLANQSGLDIIRIRKPFHTDSPSIQGQWHPFVNRPSTLGMIRPQDRQPE from the exons ATGACAGCCAGGGGCACATCGAGTCGCTTCCTTAGAAGTGTGCTGCAAAACGGCGTGGGCCGATACGTCTGTCAGCTTAAGAGGGTCTCGCTTATCTTTTCCAAGAACGGACAGGGATCCCTTGGAGCCAG AGAGTTTATTGAAGATGGCGTGGTGGATTTCGCCAGGAAAAATCCCGGAGTCGTGGTCTATGTTTCCCCTCAGCCCGTCCAAGTAGCCAAGATTGTGGCAGAATACC TGAATGGCAGCGTGAGGGAGGAGACCGTCAACAAGAAGACGACCCAGGAGATTGGAGAGATACTGGGGCAGCTGGCCAACCAGTCGGGCCTGGACATCATCCGCATCCGCAAGCCCTTCCACACGGACAGCCCCAGCATCCAGGGCCAGTGGCACCCCTTTGTCAACCGGCCGTCCACCCTGGGCATGATCCGACCTCAGGACAGGCAGCCCGAATGA